The Myxococcus fulvus genome has a window encoding:
- the gcvT gene encoding glycine cleavage system aminomethyltransferase GcvT translates to MTRRTPLNEAHRALGARMVDFAGWDMPVQYSSVIAEHEAVRNAVGLFDVSHMGEVEFKGPGALETVNGLISNDLARIADGQAVYAGLLNEQGGFVDDVVAYRFSPERILICVNASNREKDFAWMKEHARGVTPVDRGDEYAQIAVQGPKAVGLVQRLTKTDVSKVGTYRFAEGEVAGSPAIISRTGYTGEDGFELYCAPGDAAALWSALLTEGQQDGVKPCGLGARDSLRTEMKYALYGNDIDDNHTALEAGLGWIVKLDKAGGFIGKDALVAQKAAGVKRKLVGFELTGAGIPRHGYPIKKDGNLVGETTSGTMGPTVKKPIGIGYVPTELAAEGSTFDVEIRGRAVPAVVVKTPFLKKS, encoded by the coding sequence ATGACCCGGCGTACGCCGCTCAACGAGGCCCACCGCGCGCTGGGCGCTCGGATGGTCGACTTCGCGGGCTGGGACATGCCCGTGCAGTATTCCTCTGTCATCGCCGAGCACGAGGCGGTGCGCAACGCCGTGGGCCTCTTCGACGTGTCGCACATGGGCGAGGTGGAGTTCAAAGGCCCTGGCGCGCTGGAGACGGTCAACGGCCTCATCTCCAATGACCTCGCCCGCATCGCGGACGGCCAGGCGGTCTACGCGGGCCTGCTCAACGAGCAGGGTGGCTTCGTCGACGACGTCGTCGCCTACCGCTTCAGCCCCGAGCGCATCCTCATCTGCGTCAACGCCAGCAACCGCGAGAAGGACTTCGCGTGGATGAAGGAGCACGCGCGCGGCGTCACCCCCGTGGACCGGGGCGACGAGTACGCGCAGATCGCCGTGCAGGGCCCCAAGGCCGTGGGCCTGGTGCAGCGGCTGACGAAGACGGACGTCTCCAAGGTGGGCACCTACCGCTTCGCCGAGGGCGAGGTCGCAGGCTCGCCCGCCATCATCTCCCGCACCGGCTACACGGGCGAGGACGGCTTCGAGCTGTACTGCGCCCCCGGTGACGCGGCGGCCCTGTGGAGCGCGCTGCTCACCGAAGGGCAGCAGGACGGCGTCAAGCCCTGTGGCCTGGGCGCCCGCGACAGCCTGCGCACGGAGATGAAGTACGCGCTCTACGGCAACGACATCGACGACAACCACACCGCGCTGGAGGCGGGCCTGGGGTGGATCGTCAAGCTGGACAAGGCGGGTGGCTTCATCGGCAAGGACGCGCTGGTGGCCCAGAAGGCCGCGGGCGTGAAGCGCAAGCTGGTGGGCTTCGAGCTGACCGGCGCCGGCATCCCCCGCCACGGCTACCCCATCAAGAAGGACGGCAACCTGGTGGGCGAGACCACCAGTGGGACCATGGGCCCCACGGTGAAGAAGCCCATCGGCATCGGCTACGTGCCCACGGAGCTCGCCGCCGAGGGCTCCACGTTCGACGTGGAGATCCGCGGCCGTGCCGTGCCCGCCGTCGTCGTCAAGACGCCCTTCCTCAAGAAGTCCTGA
- the gcvP gene encoding aminomethyl-transferring glycine dehydrogenase → MSLNWKYQESFAGRHIGPDEQELKQMLSALGVDSLDAFIDQTVPPAIRSKEPLRLGLARGEHDLLAQLETIAAKNQVFRSYIGMGYHDTHTPNVILRNIFQNPGWYTQYTPYQAEIAQGRLEALLNFQTLVMDLTGLEVANASLLDEGTAAAEAMSLALHVKGEDAGVAFFISEACHPQTVDVVRTRAEPLGVEIVVGDHRTVDLTAKKYVGALVQYPATDGAVVDYRAFGEKVHAAGGLLIVAADLLSLTLLTPPGEFGADVAVGSAQRFGVPMGYGGPHAGYFATKNAYTRVMPGRLIGVSEDAQGRRALRMALQTREQHIRREKATSNICTAQVLLAVIASMYAVYHGPKGLKAIAERVHGLTVVLARGLAKLGLKTRHEQYFDTLCVELTTPQVRAVLAAAESARMNFRRIDEKTLGVALDETTRASDVEAILTAFATGAGKASQVPSLDDVGANVETSISPELRRQSQFLTHGVFNSYHSETEMLRYIRRLEAKDLSLTHSMIPLGSCTMKLNATAEMIPVTWPQFGRLHPFAPTSQAAGYKVIFEQLEQMLSAITGFAGCSLQPNAGSQGEYAGLLVIRAYHQGRGQGHRDVCLIPSSAHGTNPASAVMAGYKVVVTKCDENGNIDVADLRARAEEHKDKLAALMVTYPSTHGVFEEEIKEICSIIHERGGQVYMDGANLNAQVGLTAPGLVGADVCHINLHKTFCIPHGGGGPGMGPICVASHLVKHLPGHPVIQTGGSDGIGAISAAPWGSASILLISWVYISMMGGEGLTRATKLAILNANYIAERLQPHFPVLYRGKRGRVAHECIVDLRPLKKTSGVEVEDVAKRLMDYGFHAPTVSFPVAGTLMIEPTESESRAELDRFCDAMIAIRQEIRDVEEGRMPKDNNVLKNAPHTARVITGPEWNRPYSRELAVFPAAWVRENKFWPSVGRLNNVLGDRKLVCSCPPIEDYMTPEPKPAVA, encoded by the coding sequence ATGTCCCTGAACTGGAAGTACCAGGAGTCGTTCGCCGGCCGGCACATCGGTCCGGATGAGCAGGAGCTGAAGCAGATGCTGTCCGCGCTGGGCGTGGACTCGCTCGATGCCTTCATCGACCAGACCGTGCCCCCGGCCATCCGCTCCAAGGAGCCGCTGCGGCTGGGGCTGGCGCGCGGGGAGCATGATCTGCTCGCGCAGCTGGAGACCATCGCCGCGAAGAACCAGGTGTTCCGGTCCTACATCGGCATGGGCTACCACGACACGCACACGCCCAACGTCATCCTGCGCAACATCTTCCAGAACCCGGGCTGGTACACGCAGTACACGCCCTACCAGGCGGAGATCGCCCAGGGTCGGCTGGAGGCGCTGCTCAACTTCCAGACGCTGGTGATGGACCTGACGGGGCTGGAGGTCGCCAACGCGTCGCTGCTCGACGAGGGCACCGCCGCCGCCGAGGCCATGTCGCTGGCCCTGCACGTCAAGGGCGAGGACGCGGGCGTCGCCTTCTTCATCTCCGAGGCATGCCACCCGCAGACGGTGGACGTCGTGCGCACCCGCGCCGAGCCGCTGGGCGTCGAAATCGTGGTCGGCGACCACCGCACGGTGGACCTGACGGCGAAGAAGTACGTGGGCGCGCTGGTGCAGTACCCGGCCACGGACGGCGCGGTGGTGGACTACCGCGCGTTCGGCGAGAAGGTGCACGCCGCGGGTGGCCTGCTCATCGTCGCCGCGGACCTGCTCAGCCTCACGCTGTTGACGCCGCCGGGCGAGTTCGGCGCGGACGTGGCGGTGGGCAGCGCGCAGCGCTTCGGCGTGCCCATGGGGTACGGCGGTCCGCACGCGGGCTACTTCGCGACGAAGAACGCGTACACCCGCGTGATGCCGGGCCGGCTCATCGGCGTGTCCGAGGACGCGCAGGGCCGGCGCGCGCTGCGCATGGCGCTGCAGACGCGCGAGCAGCACATCCGCCGCGAGAAGGCGACGAGCAACATCTGCACCGCGCAGGTGCTGCTGGCCGTCATCGCCAGCATGTACGCCGTCTACCACGGGCCCAAGGGGCTCAAGGCCATCGCCGAGCGCGTGCACGGCCTGACGGTGGTGCTGGCGCGGGGCCTGGCGAAGCTGGGTCTGAAGACGCGGCACGAGCAGTACTTCGACACGCTGTGCGTGGAGCTGACGACGCCGCAGGTGCGCGCGGTGCTGGCGGCGGCCGAGTCGGCGCGGATGAACTTCCGCCGCATCGACGAGAAGACGCTGGGCGTGGCGCTGGACGAGACGACGCGCGCGTCCGACGTGGAGGCCATCCTCACCGCCTTCGCCACGGGCGCGGGCAAGGCCTCGCAGGTGCCGTCGCTGGACGACGTGGGCGCCAACGTGGAGACCTCCATCTCCCCGGAGCTGCGCCGCCAGAGCCAGTTCCTCACGCACGGCGTCTTCAACAGCTACCACTCCGAGACGGAGATGCTGCGCTACATCCGGCGGCTCGAGGCCAAGGACCTGTCCTTGACGCACTCGATGATTCCGCTGGGCAGCTGCACCATGAAGCTCAACGCCACCGCGGAGATGATTCCGGTGACGTGGCCGCAGTTCGGCCGGCTGCACCCGTTCGCGCCCACCTCGCAGGCGGCCGGCTACAAGGTCATCTTCGAGCAGCTGGAGCAGATGCTCTCCGCCATCACCGGCTTCGCGGGCTGCTCGCTGCAGCCCAACGCTGGCAGCCAGGGCGAGTACGCGGGCCTGCTGGTCATCCGCGCGTACCACCAGGGCCGGGGCCAGGGGCACCGCGACGTGTGCCTCATCCCGTCCTCCGCGCACGGTACCAACCCGGCCTCCGCGGTCATGGCCGGCTACAAGGTCGTCGTCACCAAGTGCGATGAGAACGGCAACATCGACGTGGCGGACCTGCGCGCCCGCGCCGAGGAGCACAAGGACAAGCTGGCGGCGCTGATGGTGACGTACCCGTCCACGCACGGCGTGTTCGAGGAGGAGATCAAGGAGATCTGCTCCATCATCCACGAGCGCGGCGGCCAGGTTTACATGGACGGCGCCAACCTCAACGCGCAGGTGGGGCTCACCGCGCCGGGCCTGGTGGGCGCGGACGTCTGCCACATCAACCTGCACAAGACGTTCTGCATCCCGCACGGCGGCGGCGGCCCGGGCATGGGGCCCATCTGCGTGGCCAGCCACCTGGTCAAGCACCTGCCGGGGCACCCGGTCATCCAGACGGGCGGCTCGGACGGCATCGGCGCCATCTCCGCGGCCCCGTGGGGCAGCGCGAGCATCCTGCTCATCTCCTGGGTCTACATCTCGATGATGGGCGGCGAGGGCCTCACGCGCGCCACGAAGCTGGCCATCCTCAACGCCAACTACATCGCCGAGCGGCTCCAGCCGCACTTCCCGGTGCTGTACCGCGGCAAGCGGGGCAGGGTGGCGCACGAGTGCATCGTCGACCTGCGCCCGCTGAAGAAGACCTCCGGCGTGGAGGTGGAGGACGTGGCCAAGCGGTTGATGGACTACGGCTTCCACGCGCCGACGGTGTCCTTCCCCGTGGCCGGCACGCTGATGATCGAGCCGACGGAGAGTGAGTCCCGCGCGGAGCTGGACCGCTTCTGCGACGCGATGATCGCCATCCGCCAGGAGATCCGCGACGTGGAGGAGGGGCGCATGCCGAAGGACAACAACGTCCTGAAGAACGCGCCCCACACCGCTCGCGTCATCACCGGGCCGGAGTGGAACCGTCCGTACTCGCGCGAGCTCGCCGTGTTCCCGGCGGCGTGGGTGCGCGAGAACAAGTTCTGGCCGTCCGTGGGCCGCCTCAACAACGTGCTCGGGGACCGCAAGCTCGTGTGCTCGTGCCCGCCCATCGAGGACTACATGACGCCGGAGCCCAAGCCCGCCGTCGCCTGA
- a CDS encoding SpoIID/LytB domain-containing protein, with protein sequence MRTAVPLLLSALLLATCASPKPPSRPTSPVDGRADERQEVPVDAGTETSVDAGAADAGLESPPPAPLPDALSQGIPGPGELKRLDFRGGEPRLPIRLMEGRREATFSPRGRMRMRFGGPEDKVLDAAAGTRWTVRVTQAEAAVLSARVQLSEHRFADKEGLAAAQEEWKARGLAVRTHVLGAVYGIAGKVIDNRRTLLLVDETLTPEEAAARQAELLRTFGVRTTLFEEAKTPGRGILEVRDESGAVVGLAQDRLDTETPDGAGFDVRQVEFGVGYDFHGFEDRTFRGSLQFAVDRAGLLAVVNVVPLEDLLKGLVPAEIFSRAHSEALKAQAVTARGEVLAKVGIKHLADPYLLCSEQHCAVYRGRTGEAASTTAAVEATRGEALFSAEGRLVDSVYSAVCGGHTEDNDIVWGGPPDPSLRGRPDILAPVASGPSPSRLAAWLATSEVGAACRLSSFAQPSKFRWEKRFTAAQVDALVARLGVGRVQAMELTERGVSGRARVLTLSGDKGATQVRGELNIRRLFGMLNSSMALVDAERDAEGRPTHWLFRGGGWGHGVGMCQTGAIGRAEAGHRYQDILRHYFNGAEVAPIY encoded by the coding sequence GTGCGCACCGCCGTCCCGCTCCTGCTCTCCGCCCTGCTGCTCGCCACCTGCGCGAGCCCCAAGCCGCCGTCCCGGCCCACCTCCCCGGTGGACGGGCGAGCGGACGAGCGCCAGGAGGTCCCCGTCGACGCGGGCACGGAGACGTCCGTGGACGCAGGGGCCGCGGACGCGGGGCTCGAGTCCCCTCCCCCCGCGCCGCTCCCCGACGCGCTGTCGCAGGGAATCCCCGGTCCGGGTGAGCTCAAGCGCCTGGACTTCCGAGGCGGAGAGCCCCGGCTGCCCATCCGCCTCATGGAGGGCCGGCGCGAGGCGACGTTCTCCCCGCGAGGGCGGATGCGGATGCGCTTCGGCGGGCCGGAGGACAAGGTGCTGGACGCGGCGGCGGGCACGCGGTGGACGGTGCGCGTGACGCAGGCGGAGGCCGCGGTGCTGTCCGCGCGGGTGCAGCTGAGCGAGCACCGCTTCGCGGACAAGGAGGGCCTGGCCGCGGCGCAGGAGGAGTGGAAGGCGCGCGGCCTCGCGGTGCGCACGCACGTGCTGGGCGCGGTGTACGGCATCGCGGGCAAGGTCATCGACAACCGGCGCACGCTGCTGCTCGTCGACGAGACGCTCACGCCCGAGGAGGCGGCGGCGCGACAGGCGGAGCTCTTGCGCACGTTCGGCGTGCGCACGACGCTGTTCGAGGAGGCGAAGACGCCGGGCCGCGGCATCCTCGAGGTGCGAGACGAGTCCGGCGCTGTGGTGGGGCTGGCGCAGGATCGGCTGGACACGGAGACGCCGGACGGCGCGGGCTTCGACGTGCGACAGGTGGAGTTCGGCGTGGGCTACGACTTCCACGGCTTCGAGGACCGCACGTTCCGGGGCTCGCTCCAGTTCGCCGTGGACCGCGCGGGCCTGCTCGCGGTGGTCAATGTCGTCCCCCTGGAGGACCTGCTCAAGGGCCTGGTGCCGGCGGAGATCTTCTCACGCGCCCACTCCGAGGCGCTCAAGGCCCAGGCCGTCACCGCGCGCGGCGAGGTGCTCGCGAAGGTGGGCATCAAGCACCTGGCGGACCCGTACCTGCTCTGCTCGGAGCAGCACTGCGCGGTGTACCGGGGACGCACGGGCGAGGCGGCCAGCACCACCGCCGCGGTGGAGGCCACCCGGGGCGAGGCGCTCTTCAGCGCGGAGGGCCGGCTGGTGGACTCCGTCTACAGCGCGGTGTGCGGCGGCCACACGGAGGACAACGACATCGTCTGGGGCGGCCCGCCGGACCCGAGCCTCCGGGGACGTCCGGACATCCTCGCGCCCGTGGCCTCGGGCCCCTCCCCGTCCCGGCTGGCCGCGTGGCTGGCCACGTCGGAGGTCGGGGCCGCCTGCCGGCTCTCCAGCTTCGCGCAGCCGAGCAAGTTCCGCTGGGAGAAGCGCTTCACGGCGGCCCAGGTGGACGCGCTGGTGGCCCGGCTGGGCGTGGGCCGCGTGCAGGCGATGGAGCTGACCGAGCGCGGCGTGTCCGGCCGGGCGCGGGTGCTGACGCTGTCCGGGGACAAGGGGGCCACGCAGGTGCGTGGAGAGTTGAACATCCGCAGGCTCTTCGGGATGCTCAACAGCAGCATGGCCCTGGTGGACGCCGAGCGGGACGCCGAGGGCCGGCCCACCCACTGGCTTTTCCGTGGCGGCGGCTGGGGCCACGGAGTAGGGATGTGTCAGACTGGCGCCATCGGCCGAGCCGAGGCCGGACATCGCTACCAGGACATCCTCCGCCACTACTTCAATGGTGCTGAAGTCGCCCCCATCTACTGA
- the gcvH gene encoding glycine cleavage system protein GcvH, giving the protein MSDANIPGDLKYTAEHEWARIQGNKVVVGITHHAQQTLGDVVYVELPKTGAKVAKGEPFGTVESVKAVSELFSPLTGTITKINEELVGSPETLNEEPYGEGWIIELELSDSSQLGELLDAAAYAELLKNA; this is encoded by the coding sequence ATGTCCGACGCGAACATTCCCGGCGACCTGAAGTACACCGCAGAGCACGAGTGGGCCCGCATCCAGGGCAACAAGGTGGTGGTGGGCATCACCCACCACGCCCAGCAGACCCTCGGTGACGTCGTCTACGTGGAGCTGCCCAAGACCGGCGCCAAGGTGGCCAAGGGTGAGCCCTTCGGCACCGTCGAGTCCGTGAAGGCCGTCTCCGAGCTGTTCAGCCCCCTGACCGGCACCATCACCAAGATCAACGAGGAGCTCGTCGGCAGCCCCGAGACGCTCAACGAGGAGCCGTACGGTGAGGGGTGGATCATCGAGCTCGAGCTCTCGGACAGCAGCCAGCTGGGCGAGCTGCTGGACGCCGCCGCCTACGCCGAGCTGCTCAAGAACGCCTGA
- a CDS encoding cation diffusion facilitator family transporter has product MDTTLADRSAALQQRSQRIRGVLLAILAANWVVAGAKLVFGLLSQSAAVTADGLHSFIDGGSNVLGLVAMGVASRPADADHPYGHGKFEALASLGIGAMIGIGMLELGRMALDSLLHDVHAQVTPAMAVVMGLTLVVNITVTRVESHYGRKYQSSLLMADASHTMSDVYVSLAVLASLGLVALGYPKADGIIALGVMVFVAWVAYGIVRQAVGILSDTARLDPAQVAQHTMGVAGVRSCRDVRSRGMEESVYVDLKIEVDPNLTTAQAHEVADRVERTLHTAYPQVVDVVVHVEPEHDGTAAHARAPATESH; this is encoded by the coding sequence GTGGACACGACCCTCGCCGACCGGAGCGCCGCGCTCCAGCAACGCAGCCAGCGCATCCGCGGGGTGCTGCTCGCCATCCTCGCGGCCAACTGGGTGGTGGCCGGCGCGAAGCTCGTCTTCGGCCTCTTGAGCCAGTCCGCCGCGGTGACGGCCGACGGCCTGCACTCCTTCATCGACGGCGGCTCCAATGTGCTGGGGCTGGTCGCCATGGGCGTGGCCTCGCGGCCCGCGGACGCGGACCATCCCTACGGACATGGCAAGTTCGAGGCGCTCGCGTCGCTGGGCATCGGCGCGATGATTGGCATCGGCATGTTGGAGCTGGGGCGCATGGCGCTCGACTCGCTCCTGCATGACGTGCACGCGCAGGTGACGCCCGCCATGGCGGTGGTGATGGGGCTCACGCTCGTGGTCAACATCACGGTGACGCGCGTGGAGAGCCACTACGGGCGCAAGTACCAGAGCAGCCTGTTGATGGCGGACGCGAGCCACACGATGTCCGACGTCTACGTCTCGCTGGCGGTGCTCGCATCACTGGGGCTGGTGGCGCTGGGCTACCCGAAGGCGGACGGCATCATCGCGCTGGGCGTCATGGTCTTCGTCGCGTGGGTGGCCTACGGCATCGTCCGGCAGGCGGTGGGCATCCTCTCCGACACGGCGCGGTTGGACCCCGCGCAGGTGGCGCAGCACACCATGGGCGTGGCGGGCGTGCGCAGCTGCCGTGACGTGCGCAGCCGGGGCATGGAGGAGAGCGTCTACGTCGACCTGAAGATTGAAGTCGATCCGAACCTCACCACCGCCCAGGCCCACGAGGTGGCGGACCGCGTGGAGCGCACGCTCCACACCGCGTATCCCCAGGTCGTGGACGTGGTGGTGCACGTGGAGCCCGAGCACGACGGCACGGCGGCGCACGCGCGGGCCCCGGCCACCGAGTCCCACTGA
- a CDS encoding right-handed parallel beta-helix repeat-containing protein, giving the protein MRISKGNFLKLKTPVAAVATSLLMLGTTAHAAGLDAFLPTPKIPGVSTTRTPASQPTTGSLPAIGVQPVPGTPVEALPDHADHAVIATPSPQPGIQANGLAPASASAQSFTREWVVSPTGDDNGDGSAAQPLKTITKAVSLAGPGEVIRVQAGTYAERVIIGANAKAGTEGAKITLQGEGSPRITPGPGSGGMVQVRQPHWVIDGFEMDVQRQPIFGVTFEGNVTGSMLVNSHLHHGGGGAAVTTFNKATGAIIENNHIHDFLKTTGNQDSHGVVVQPTSKDITVRNNDIHSNSGDSVQCLGPEGFSSLPPADGLVVENNHFYANRENAVDIKTCYGVVIRNNRMHQFRPSSTAKGDVVVIHYSASNVLVEDNEIYDGAKGISVGGNHEGPVPSGIVVRRNRVHGISNANGGEGTAIRLENSQGTVVVNNTVTGATTGLIIGHGTGGPTQSAVVQNNILDGSVAVDLGGQAPGLKLGNNLFAASGQFKSQGAMVGTEQFLATTGDASSSSGSADLGEAFGPGPQAVDRGVDVGLPFCGGAPDIGAVEMGC; this is encoded by the coding sequence ATGCGAATTTCCAAAGGCAACTTCCTGAAGCTGAAGACTCCCGTGGCCGCCGTGGCCACCAGCCTGCTCATGCTCGGTACGACCGCTCACGCAGCGGGCCTGGATGCCTTCCTCCCCACGCCGAAGATTCCCGGCGTCTCCACGACGCGCACGCCCGCGTCACAGCCCACGACCGGCAGCCTGCCGGCCATCGGCGTGCAGCCCGTGCCCGGCACTCCCGTGGAGGCGTTGCCGGACCATGCGGACCACGCCGTCATCGCGACGCCCTCGCCGCAGCCCGGCATCCAGGCGAACGGGCTCGCGCCCGCCTCCGCGTCCGCGCAGTCCTTCACCCGTGAGTGGGTGGTGAGCCCCACCGGCGACGACAACGGGGACGGCAGCGCCGCGCAGCCGCTGAAGACCATCACCAAGGCGGTGAGCCTCGCGGGCCCCGGTGAGGTCATCCGCGTGCAGGCCGGCACCTACGCCGAGCGCGTCATCATCGGCGCCAACGCGAAGGCGGGCACCGAGGGCGCCAAGATTACCCTCCAGGGCGAGGGCAGCCCGCGCATCACCCCGGGCCCCGGCAGCGGCGGCATGGTGCAGGTGCGTCAGCCGCACTGGGTCATCGACGGGTTCGAGATGGACGTGCAGCGCCAGCCCATCTTCGGCGTCACCTTCGAGGGCAACGTCACCGGCTCCATGCTGGTGAACTCCCACCTGCATCACGGTGGCGGCGGCGCGGCCGTGACGACCTTCAACAAGGCCACGGGCGCCATCATCGAGAACAACCACATCCACGACTTTTTGAAGACGACGGGCAACCAGGACTCGCACGGCGTCGTCGTGCAGCCCACGTCCAAGGACATCACCGTCCGCAACAACGACATCCACTCGAACTCGGGCGACTCCGTGCAGTGCCTGGGGCCGGAGGGCTTCAGCTCGCTGCCGCCCGCGGATGGCCTCGTGGTGGAGAACAACCACTTCTACGCCAACCGTGAGAACGCGGTGGACATCAAGACCTGCTACGGCGTGGTCATCCGCAACAACCGCATGCACCAGTTCCGCCCCTCAAGCACCGCCAAGGGGGACGTCGTCGTCATCCACTACTCCGCGAGCAACGTGCTGGTGGAGGACAATGAGATCTACGACGGCGCCAAGGGCATCTCCGTGGGCGGCAACCACGAGGGCCCCGTGCCCTCCGGCATCGTCGTGCGCCGCAACCGCGTGCACGGCATCTCCAACGCCAACGGCGGCGAGGGCACCGCCATCCGCCTGGAGAACTCCCAGGGCACCGTGGTGGTGAACAACACCGTCACCGGCGCCACGACGGGCCTCATCATCGGTCACGGCACCGGCGGCCCCACCCAGTCCGCGGTGGTGCAGAACAACATCCTGGACGGCTCCGTCGCGGTGGACCTGGGCGGTCAGGCGCCGGGCCTGAAGCTGGGCAACAACCTCTTCGCGGCCAGCGGCCAGTTCAAGAGCCAGGGCGCCATGGTGGGCACCGAGCAGTTCCTCGCCACCACCGGGGACGCGTCGTCCTCCAGCGGCTCCGCCGACCTGGGCGAGGCCTTCGGTCCGGGTCCCCAGGCCGTGGACAGGGGCGTCGACGTGGGCCTGCCGTTCTGCGGCGGCGCCCCCGACATCGGCGCTGTCGAGATGGGCTGCTGA
- a CDS encoding energy transducer TonB family protein — protein MSTGSSPTDWRRKRRRGSPWRLVAAVMLALLVHGGYLAVVLFTGTLPVTPREKKAVTRPPTSVAVRPMTESQWAKNRGQANTKTQPNLSSRPRVEEKKPEEKKPETRPQGQVVDLAPGNEQEAPDAKYLAEHNNRVDKETRAREQTPFYRNAMPQRTAPQKQDGADVEPTAPRIAGNNGMGNDDRPLAEGGQKFAFEIPDVHKKNEVKVKSDPTSPGGVAVNNQTESDELTGNSKRLRIQPGTGGEEEGSAGRVGSPGIAALMPSRTAMDKVLGAAPNDHLKDVDEGDGTLLNSREWKYASFFNRVKQSVGMHWNPNESLRRRDPTGRTYTGRDRHTLLEITLDEKGRITDIQVQKSSGLDFLDMEAVSSFQRAQPFPNPPPGLLGDDSRVRFEFGFFLEMGGGPRMRLFRQPN, from the coding sequence GTGAGCACGGGTTCTTCTCCCACAGACTGGCGCCGCAAGCGGCGGCGAGGCTCTCCATGGCGCTTGGTCGCCGCGGTGATGCTCGCGCTGCTGGTGCACGGCGGCTACCTGGCCGTCGTCCTGTTCACCGGGACACTCCCGGTGACGCCCCGTGAGAAAAAGGCCGTCACCCGCCCTCCCACCTCCGTGGCCGTCCGGCCGATGACGGAATCCCAGTGGGCGAAGAACCGGGGCCAGGCGAACACCAAGACGCAGCCCAACCTGTCCAGCCGGCCGCGCGTCGAGGAGAAGAAGCCCGAGGAGAAGAAGCCGGAGACGCGCCCCCAGGGACAGGTGGTGGACCTGGCGCCGGGCAACGAGCAGGAGGCTCCGGACGCCAAGTACCTGGCCGAGCACAACAACCGCGTCGACAAGGAGACGCGGGCCCGCGAGCAGACGCCCTTCTACCGCAACGCCATGCCCCAGCGCACCGCGCCCCAGAAGCAGGACGGCGCGGACGTGGAGCCCACGGCGCCGCGCATCGCCGGCAACAACGGCATGGGCAACGACGACAGGCCCCTGGCCGAGGGTGGGCAGAAGTTCGCGTTCGAGATTCCCGACGTCCACAAGAAGAACGAGGTGAAGGTGAAGTCGGACCCCACCTCGCCGGGTGGCGTCGCGGTGAACAACCAGACCGAGAGCGACGAGCTGACGGGCAACTCGAAGCGGCTGCGCATCCAGCCCGGCACGGGCGGAGAGGAAGAAGGCTCCGCGGGGCGCGTGGGCTCGCCGGGAATCGCCGCGCTGATGCCGTCGCGCACGGCCATGGACAAGGTGCTGGGCGCCGCTCCCAATGACCACCTGAAGGACGTGGATGAGGGCGACGGCACCCTGCTCAACTCGCGCGAGTGGAAGTACGCCAGCTTCTTCAACCGCGTGAAGCAGAGCGTGGGCATGCACTGGAACCCGAACGAGTCGCTGCGCCGGAGAGATCCGACGGGTCGCACGTACACCGGCCGGGACAGGCACACGCTGCTGGAGATCACCCTCGACGAGAAGGGCCGCATCACCGACATCCAGGTGCAGAAGAGCAGCGGCCTGGACTTCCTGGACATGGAGGCGGTGTCCTCGTTCCAGCGCGCGCAGCCCTTCCCCAACCCGCCGCCCGGGCTGTTGGGCGACGACTCCCGCGTGCGCTTCGAGTTCGGCTTCTTCCTGGAGATGGGCGGCGGGCCCCGCATGCGGCTGTTCCGTCAACCCAACTGA